Genomic window (Chitinophaga parva):
GGTGAAAGATATTGCAGCGGTGAGCGGTGGGTTCCCGCCTTTCCATATTCCCCATGTGCCGCTCCATTGGGGCACCCTTACCACCATTGCACCGTATGCCTTGGTAATGGCCTGTGTGGGGCTCACAGAAGGCCTGTTGACCCTGAACCTGGTGGATGAAATGACTGCCACAAGGGGCAACAGCAACCGGGAATGCATTGCCCAGGGTACGGCCAATATACTCAATGGTTTCTTCACCGGCATGGGTGGCTGCCCCATGATCGCGCAAACGCTGGTGAATCTTTCCGCCGGTGCGCGGGCGCGCCTGTCCGGTATTATTGCATCCCTTACCATCCTGGCCATTGTACTACTTGGTGCGCCTGTGATAGAACGTGTGCCTATGGCGGCCCTCACGGGGGTTATGATCATGGTGGCTATCGGCACGTTTGAATGGGTGAGTTTCCGCATTATCAACAAAATGCCAAAGCAGGATATTTTTGTAGGCATCCTCGTAGCAGTGATCACGGTACTGCTGCACAACCTGGCCCTGGCCGTGCTGACCGGTGTGATCATTTCCGCCCTGGTCTTTGCCTGGGAAAGCGCGCGGCACATCCGCGTTGTTGCGCACGTGAACGGCGCTACGAAATTGTACAGCGTGAATGGGCCGCTATTCTTTGGCTCGGTCACCGCCTTTGCGGAGCAGTTTGACGTGGAGCAGGACCCGGAAGAAGTATACGTTGATTTTAGGGATAGCCGGGTGGCAGACATGTCCGGCATACAGGCGCTGCACAAGCTCACCGGCCGCTATAAAGCAGCCGGTAAAACCCTGCACCTGCGCCACCTGAGCGCAGATTGCCGCCAGTTGCTGGAAAATGCGGCGGCAGTAATTGAAGTGAATATCGTGGAAGACCCCGAGTACAGGGTAATGAAGTAAACGCTACAAAGCCCCTTCGCCAATTACGGTCCAATCCTTTCCACCCTTGCCATCGGCAATGAACTGGTCCATCAGTTTAGCCACGGCGGGGATCACGTTCAGTTGTACACCGGCATCTGTTGCAGCCTGGAGGAAAAGGCCGGTGTCCTTGCGGGCCATGTCCAGCTCCCAGGAAGGCTGGTCGTAGTTGCCGCTGGCAATGCGTTTCAGGCGGGCGGGCAGCATGCCGGCGGGGTTCCAGTTATCAAAGAGGCGGAGGATGTCTTCCGGTGTTACATGCAGGGCCTTGCCCAGGGCCAGCGTGTCAGTGATGCCGGCGGTGAAGGTGACGAGGAACAGGTTGCCGATCAGTTTCATGGCTGCGGCCTTGCCTTCTTCCGGGCCAAAGTTTACCACCTTGCCGGTCATCTTGGCCAGGGCGGGTTCCATCTTCTTTATCACGTCCTGGTTGCCGGATACCAGCATGAAGCCGGTGCTGTCCAGCGCATTGGATGGGCCCATGAACACGGGGGCATGGAGGTAGGTGAAGCCTTTTTCTTTCCAGGCCTGGGTGCGGGCAATGGCGCCGGCGGCGGAGGTGGTGGTATGGTCCACGATGATGGCGCCCGGCAGGAAACCCGCGCTGGCGGCGGCCAGTACGCTGTCTACCGTAACATCGTCCTTTAATGTTACGTGGATCACAGCGGCGCCTTTTACGGCGTCGGCCACGTTTTCAAATGCTTTGGCCCCATCTGCTTCCAGGGCTTTGGCCTTGGAGTGGGTGCGGTTCCAAACCTGTACCTGTTCTCCTTTCCTGCGCAGCGCTTTGGTAAAATTGGCGCCGAGTAATCCCATGCCTAAGAATGCTATCATAATGTATCGTTTTGGTGGTATAAAGATAGGGATTTGCAGGTGGTCACTGAAATGCTGCGTGTTGTCAAAGTTGTTTCTCCAGGGTATGTGCTTGTGCTTTCTTTGAAAAAAAATATAACGCCATGGAAACAACCCTCCGTCAAAGTTACCTCGACTGGCTCCGTATAGCCGCCATTGCCGGCGTATTGCTTTTCCACTCCTCCATGCCTTATGTGGCAGAGTGGTCCTGGCATATCAAAAATGCAGAAACCAGTAATCTTATGCTGGAAGTGGCGTTCTTCTTCCATCTGGTGCGCATGCCGCTGCTGTTCTTTATTTCCGGTACCGTAAGTTATTACATGATGCAGCGCCGCTCCGGCTGGGCTTTTATGGGCTTGCGCATACGCCGCCTGTTCATTCCCCTGGTGGTGGGAATGTTCATCATTGTGCCGCCGCAGATCTATGCCGAAAGGGTAACGCAAGGCTACCAGGGCGGCTTCTGGGCTTTTTACACCACGCGGGTGCTGCAGTTTGTGCCTTATCCCAACGGCAATTTCAGCTGGCATCATCTCTGGTTTATCTGCTACCTGCTGGTGTACGACCTGTTGTTCGCGCCGGTATTTGCCTGGATGGTATCCCCGCGCAGCCTGCGTTTCCGCGAAGCGCTGGCGGTGCTGGCCAAAGGTAAACGGGTGCTGCTGCTCATGGTGCCGGGCGTGTTATGGTTTGCCGGCGTGGCCAGGGTGCATTATGAAACCAATGACCTGGTGCACGATGGCGGCTACTTTGTATACTGGTTATTTTTTGTGCTGGCAGGCTTTGTATGCATCGCCCAGCCCAAACTGATGGATGCACTGGAGCGCAACCGGCGTGCGGCCCTGGGCATAGGTTTCAGCGCCCTGCTGGTGCTGGACTGGGTGCGGTGGACCCACCAGGATACCAGCCCGTGGTGGCCCTGCCTGGAACCGCTGGTAGCATATGGCTGGGTAATGGCGCTGGCAGGGTATGGGAAGCGGTACCTGAACCGCTACCATCCTTCCCTGGAATACCTGAACCAGGCGGTGTATCCTTTTTATATCCTGCATCAAACGGTGATCGTGCTGCTTACGTTTGTGATCGTGCAGTTGCCGCATGAGACAATGCTCTCCAAATACCTGTTCACCGTGGCATTTACCCTGTTTATTTCCATGGGTATCTACCACCTGTTTATCCGTCCTTTTGGGGTGATGCGACTGCTCTTTGGCATGAAACCTTTGCCAAAAACAAAAAAGGCCCCGCTGGAAAACAAGCTGCCGGGCCTCGCCATTTCTGCCTGAAAAGCGTAAATTAACAGTATGCATGTGTTTAAAAGATTCATCTTCCCGGCATTGTATGGATTGCTGATCTACTTTACCATCCGGGTGCTGCATGACAGTGAATTCCACCAGTTGTTCTGGCGCCGGTCGTGGAAGCTCAATGCCCTGGAAATGAGTGTGAGCGTCCTGATGGGTTATGTTGCCATTGCTTGTTTCCGGTGGATGTTGCGCCGTATTGACCAGCAGCGGCGCACGCTGGACGGATGGCAGGTGCTGCGGGAGCTTTGCATTTTGGTAGGCGTCAATTTCGTGATCGTCAATGTCACGGTAACCCCGTTGGTGGCGGTTACAGATGATGGCCTTTCTTATGGCGACTTTGCCGATGTGAACGTAGTGAGCCAGCTCTTTGCCGTCATTTACTATGGCATTGCGCGTAGCGCGGCTTTCCTGGCAGCTTACGTGGAGAAACAAGTGCAACTGGAAAAGATCACCAACCAGCAGTTGGATACAGAACTGAAATTCCTGCGGGCGCAGTATCATCCCCACTTTTTATTCAATGCGATCAATACCGTGTATTTCCAGATGGATGAAGATGTGCAGGCAGCCAAACAAACGCTGGAAAAGTTTTCCGCCTTGCTGCGCTACCAGTTGTACGACCAGCAGCATCCCGTGCCGGTGGGGCAGGAGATCCGCTACCTGGAAAATTACATCTCCCTCCAGCAACTCCGCAGTACCGGCCGGTTGCAGCTGCGGGTAAATATAGATCCTGTTTTGAATGAGCAGCGCGTGTACCCGTTACTGTTATTACCCCTGGTAGAAAATGCGTTTAAATACGTGGGCGGCCATTACCGCCTGGAGATCAACCTGCACCAGGACGGGCCGCAACAGCTTACCCTGCAGGTGGTGAATGATGTGCCGGAAAGCCTGCCGGTAAAGACACCCGGCGGCATTGGCCTGGAGAACCTGCGCCGCCGGCTGGAATTGTTGTATCCCGGCAAACATACGTTTAGCGCGGGTTTGCAAGGCAGTCAATTTATTGCTACCCTTCAATTACAAACGGATGGCCCTTACTAAGATCAGTTGTATTATTACAGACGACGAGCCTTTTGCCCGCAAGGGTTTGCAAGGCTATATTGAGAAAGTAGATTTCCTCGACCTCAGAGGCGTGTGCGAAGATGCCCTCCAACTGGGCCGCCTGCTGCAACAACAGCCGGTAGACCTGCTTTTCCTGGACATCCAGATGCCGCATATTACCGGCATAGAATTCCTGCGCACGCAGCGCGATCCACCAAAGGTGATCTTCACCACGGCGTATGAACAGTATGCACTGCAAGGCTTTGAGCTGGATGTGCTGGACTACCTGGTGAAGCCCATTTCCCTGGAACGCTTCCTGCGCGCGGCCAACAAGGCACACGATTTCTTTTCCAGCCGCAGGGAAGCCACGCCGGGAGCGGACTACATGTTTGTAAAGGCGGACGGCAAGCTGGAGAAGATCCTCTTTAACCAGGTGCTCTTCCTGGAAGGAGTGGAGAACTACGTGAACATCTACCTGCCGGACCGTAAGATCATGACCCACTCCACACTCAAGGCCATGTATGAGCGCCTGCCATCCGGGCGTTTCCTGCAAACACATAAGTCGTACATAGCTGCACTGGATAAGGTGGAGCGTATTGATGGCAATCTGCTCCACGTGGGGCGCCATGAAGTGCCGGTGAGCCGCAATTTCCGCGATGCGGTGATGGCTGCGCTGGTGCGGTGACTGATTGTTTTTTAACCGCCGGTACAACTTGTTTTTTAACCGGGTGTTTAGTCTAATCACAATTTAACAGCAGTTAACGGTAAGCAATGCAACAAACGCTTACTTTAGATTAACAAATACCCCAGCCATGAAAAGGTTTGTCCCAATTACTGTAAGCATCCTGCTGTTGCTGCCTTTTGCAACCCGTGCTCAGCAAGCAGATAATAATATCACCTGCATCATCACCGGTGGCGTGGGCACCACCTCCCTCGACACCAAGGGCTTTGACCTGTGGGCGCTGGGAAGCGGCAATTCCTCCATCCGTTATGGCCTGCCCGTTAACTTTGGCCTGAGCGCCGCGGTGGCCGGCAAATTCCTTGTCAGCCTGGATGTGGATGGCCGTAAACACAATACCCTGGTGGATATGGGCGCTATGTACCGCCTGTGGAACACCGGCCGGCTGAATGGTTATGCCGGTATAACACTGGGTGTGCTGGGCTCTAAATACAAGCATCTTAGTTTTGATGGCAGTAACCCATATGATGACGGCTATTACCTGAAAAACGAATTTTTCACCACTGGCATCACCTTCCGTAATTACCTGCGTACTTTCTCCATTGGAAAGAGCGGTGATGCCCTGCAACTGGGCCTCCTGCTTTCGGCAAACATGCGCGTGGGCGGCAACCGCTGGAAATACGGTTATAACGATCCGGATTATTATGATGGCCAGGGTACATACACGGGCGAGTTTCACGGGCATACGGTGTATGGTATACCACCTGTGGGCCGTTACTTTTTTAATGCCGGCATTGTGATCGGCTACAGCTTTTCGCGGTAAAGACGGGGGCTTTTACAGGTGCGGGCCGCAACGTATCTTTATGCTGTAAAAACTATCCAAGATAAGTTGACATATGTGTAAGAAGATATTTTCCCTATGCCTTTTCCTGCTGCCGCTACTCACGCAGGCACAGGATGTGGTAGATGCGCCCCGGCCGCATCCGCGCCGTACGTGGACACGTGGCTTCATGCTGGATTTTGGTACAGCGGGAAGTGTGCTTAACACGGACCGGCTGGACCTCTGGGCCACGGCGCATGGGAGCACCAAGGTGCAATATCCCGCGCAACTGGCCGGCCTGTTCATTCTCCAGGTCAATAAAACGGATGTGGGGGTGCAGGTGACCGGCAATCAGCAAATGATCCTCTCCAATTTCCTGGTGGGCCGCCAGGTATACCAGCGCGGTCATTATACTTCCCTGCTGGAGCTCTCCGGGGCTAAGCTGCGCGTGGATGTTGACAACGCGGTGCCTCCCGGCTTTTCGCCCGTGGATGCCACTTCCGGGGCTACCAACTACCTGAAGGGCTCCGCCTTTTTGCTGGGCCTTACTACCCGGCATGTTATCTCCACATTTACAAAACGCGGTTATGACATGGCCCATGTGGGTGTATTTGCCACACTCAATTACCGCCCCGGTAACATCCGGTGGGAGTACGGCTATGATGAAAAAGTGTATGACGATTCAGATGGATCGTCGCATACGCAGTTCCATGGCCAGGTGGTGCATGGGGTGCCGGATTGCGGGCGGATTATGTTTACGGTGGGGATTACTATTGGGCTGGGAGGGCCAATGACATCGAGTTATCCATCGTTGATGGGCCGGTGATGAGGCCATCTGTTCCGGCGGGTTATTGGTCTGTGAAGCCCTGGAGTTCGGCGACGGGTGCCCGTGAGCCGGGCTTTCCAGGGCCCGGCTAAAAATAAAAATTTTTTTATTTCCTGAATTTTCGCACTTTGTGCTCCTGTAAATTTTTACTGTTTTCGTTTTCCCGGTTGTCAGCTAACGGACAGTTAGTTTTTCTGAAAGTTTGAACCTTACCCCAATAATGCCCTGCATACCTGTTCGTGTATTTTGGATGTAGCTTCACAGTTATCCCTTTTTAATGCTCATTTAGTTAAGTCCAAATGTTTTTATTGTAGTCATGTTTGTACGATCCTTTATGCTATTGCTTGCACTGGCTAAGCAACCGTGCGATACGGTAATCACACAACCCAAATTAACAGGAGTAGTGCCGGCCCGGTACTATACGCAAGTCACGCAAAAGGCGAATAAGGTGGCCAGGAACCTGGATCGCCAGTCGATGCTTGCGGTCAGCGCCCTGCTGGAACGGGAGCAGCGGATGCAAAACCTGCTTGCCCGGAAAGATCCGGAAGCCGCCGCGCGAGTTTTCCAGGCACCGGTAGATTCTCTCCGCCAGCTGAAGGCAAAGCTTCAGCATAAATTACCGCTTGGAGGTGGTCTTAAGGTACATAATGAAACAATTGACAGCCTTGCGGGTACGTTGGCTTTTCTAAAAGAAAACAAAGCGTTGGGCGCCGTTGGTAGCGCGGGTGGGCTGGAAAGCACAAGCGAGGCGGTAAATGCCCTGGAAGAAAGGTTCCAGTCTGCCGACCAGGTAAGAGCGTTCCTGCAGGCGCAGAAGGCAACGCTCAATGAGCAGTTGGCCTCTTATAGTGCCCTTGGCCAGGAGCTTAAAGCATTAAATCAACAGGCTTATTATTATTCCCAGCAATTAAACGAATATAAGGAACTGCTGCACGACCGGAAAAGGGCCGAAGCCAAGGCCCTGGTCGCATTACAGCAGCTACCGGCCTACCGGAATTTTATGGCGCAGCATTCCCAGCTAGCCGCGTTGTTCAACTTACAGGGTGCGGCAGGCTCACAAAGTTTAGCGGGGCTGCAGACCCGCAATGCGGTGGGGCAGGTCATCCAGCAACGGCTGGCAGGGGCCGATGCAAGTGCCGTAACCGGGCAAATGGATGCTGCCCGTGGTCAGCTGCAAACTCTAAGGGACAAATATGCAGGTTTAAATAGTGCCGGGGAGATGCCGGATTTCAAGCCTAAGGAGCTTAAGACAAAGAGCCTGCGCCAGCGATTGGAGTTTGGCGCTAATACACAATTTGAAAAATCGAGCAGGTTCTTTCCTACTACGGCAGATATAGCCGGACAGGTAGCCTATAAATTCTCTAAGAATGGCAGCGTTGGGATGGGGGCATCCTATAAATTAGGGATGGGTACCTACAACCACGTGCAATTCACCAGCCAGGGGATGGGAGTGCGAAGTTTCCTGGAATGGCGGATTAAACAATCATTGTATGCAAATGGCGGATTTGAAGAGAATTACACGATACCCTTTGCCAGCCTAAGTAACCTCTACAGTCTTAATCAATGGATCGGCAGTGCCTTGTTGGGTATCAGCAAAAAGATCCAGCTTAACAGCAAGTTAAAAACCAATGTCATGCTGCTGTATGATTTCCTGTGGGCAAGCCACAGCCCCACGACCCAGCCGCTGTTACTGAGAATGGGATATAATTTTTAGTTTTTATCCTTACCATATAAACCCGTAACGATCACCTTTTAGTATACCTATGCACAGAAGAATTATAGGAATAGCCATTGCGTTGCTATTTGCACTTTCCTCAAAAGAACAGAATCTTAGTCCCACC
Coding sequences:
- a CDS encoding coiled-coil domain-containing protein, with the protein product MFVRSFMLLLALAKQPCDTVITQPKLTGVVPARYYTQVTQKANKVARNLDRQSMLAVSALLEREQRMQNLLARKDPEAAARVFQAPVDSLRQLKAKLQHKLPLGGGLKVHNETIDSLAGTLAFLKENKALGAVGSAGGLESTSEAVNALEERFQSADQVRAFLQAQKATLNEQLASYSALGQELKALNQQAYYYSQQLNEYKELLHDRKRAEAKALVALQQLPAYRNFMAQHSQLAALFNLQGAAGSQSLAGLQTRNAVGQVIQQRLAGADASAVTGQMDAARGQLQTLRDKYAGLNSAGEMPDFKPKELKTKSLRQRLEFGANTQFEKSSRFFPTTADIAGQVAYKFSKNGSVGMGASYKLGMGTYNHVQFTSQGMGVRSFLEWRIKQSLYANGGFEENYTIPFASLSNLYSLNQWIGSALLGISKKIQLNSKLKTNVMLLYDFLWASHSPTTQPLLLRMGYNF
- a CDS encoding LytR/AlgR family response regulator transcription factor, producing the protein MALTKISCIITDDEPFARKGLQGYIEKVDFLDLRGVCEDALQLGRLLQQQPVDLLFLDIQMPHITGIEFLRTQRDPPKVIFTTAYEQYALQGFELDVLDYLVKPISLERFLRAANKAHDFFSSRREATPGADYMFVKADGKLEKILFNQVLFLEGVENYVNIYLPDRKIMTHSTLKAMYERLPSGRFLQTHKSYIAALDKVERIDGNLLHVGRHEVPVSRNFRDAVMAALVR
- a CDS encoding sensor histidine kinase — encoded protein: MFKRFIFPALYGLLIYFTIRVLHDSEFHQLFWRRSWKLNALEMSVSVLMGYVAIACFRWMLRRIDQQRRTLDGWQVLRELCILVGVNFVIVNVTVTPLVAVTDDGLSYGDFADVNVVSQLFAVIYYGIARSAAFLAAYVEKQVQLEKITNQQLDTELKFLRAQYHPHFLFNAINTVYFQMDEDVQAAKQTLEKFSALLRYQLYDQQHPVPVGQEIRYLENYISLQQLRSTGRLQLRVNIDPVLNEQRVYPLLLLPLVENAFKYVGGHYRLEINLHQDGPQQLTLQVVNDVPESLPVKTPGGIGLENLRRRLELLYPGKHTFSAGLQGSQFIATLQLQTDGPY
- a CDS encoding NAD(P)-dependent oxidoreductase, with product MIAFLGMGLLGANFTKALRRKGEQVQVWNRTHSKAKALEADGAKAFENVADAVKGAAVIHVTLKDDVTVDSVLAAASAGFLPGAIIVDHTTTSAAGAIARTQAWKEKGFTYLHAPVFMGPSNALDSTGFMLVSGNQDVIKKMEPALAKMTGKVVNFGPEEGKAAAMKLIGNLFLVTFTAGITDTLALGKALHVTPEDILRLFDNWNPAGMLPARLKRIASGNYDQPSWELDMARKDTGLFLQAATDAGVQLNVIPAVAKLMDQFIADGKGGKDWTVIGEGAL
- a CDS encoding SulP family inorganic anion transporter, which codes for MRTYLRLFDFSRKVNYRNEILAGFTVAMTMMPESLSFAILAGFPPLVGLYAAFIMGLVTSVLGGRPGLVSGGAGATVVVLIALMKSHGIDYVFAAVAMAGVIQLIIGICKLGKFIRLVPQPVMYGFVNGLAVIIFMAQLQQFKVMSNGELVWLSGAPLWIMAGLVALTIGIVLLLPRFTRAVPPSLVAIIVVFVLVLVFHIPTKTVKDIAAVSGGFPPFHIPHVPLHWGTLTTIAPYALVMACVGLTEGLLTLNLVDEMTATRGNSNRECIAQGTANILNGFFTGMGGCPMIAQTLVNLSAGARARLSGIIASLTILAIVLLGAPVIERVPMAALTGVMIMVAIGTFEWVSFRIINKMPKQDIFVGILVAVITVLLHNLALAVLTGVIISALVFAWESARHIRVVAHVNGATKLYSVNGPLFFGSVTAFAEQFDVEQDPEEVYVDFRDSRVADMSGIQALHKLTGRYKAAGKTLHLRHLSADCRQLLENAAAVIEVNIVEDPEYRVMK
- a CDS encoding acyltransferase family protein yields the protein METTLRQSYLDWLRIAAIAGVLLFHSSMPYVAEWSWHIKNAETSNLMLEVAFFFHLVRMPLLFFISGTVSYYMMQRRSGWAFMGLRIRRLFIPLVVGMFIIVPPQIYAERVTQGYQGGFWAFYTTRVLQFVPYPNGNFSWHHLWFICYLLVYDLLFAPVFAWMVSPRSLRFREALAVLAKGKRVLLLMVPGVLWFAGVARVHYETNDLVHDGGYFVYWLFFVLAGFVCIAQPKLMDALERNRRAALGIGFSALLVLDWVRWTHQDTSPWWPCLEPLVAYGWVMALAGYGKRYLNRYHPSLEYLNQAVYPFYILHQTVIVLLTFVIVQLPHETMLSKYLFTVAFTLFISMGIYHLFIRPFGVMRLLFGMKPLPKTKKAPLENKLPGLAISA